One Pseudoliparis swirei isolate HS2019 ecotype Mariana Trench unplaced genomic scaffold, NWPU_hadal_v1 hadal_25, whole genome shotgun sequence genomic region harbors:
- the dnajc1 gene encoding dnaJ homolog subfamily C member 1 has translation MLSEEFLLFQLVAIYEVLKDEERRSKYDDILVNGLPDWRQPVFYYRRVRKMSNAELAFLLFLILTVGHYAVIWSIYLEKQLDELLSKKKKEKKKKLSSRPAEEIRCMGQDRSDRVHERPHWQDILPLKLSIWLYLSIKNLPQTIQEVKRYYEDYQQMKRQQQEEAEAEQEVVIREKRPKVKKPKVEFPVYELSSEHLAVQGYDQATSIEDIEDQMDDWLQDRGAAKKKAADWTDDELSFLSRLMGKFPGGSPGRWEKIAHELGRSVSDVTTKVKLVKNNVSHTSGLVKLSDLKGTLLPVRSFPVSDTLMTQRTACEEEQEQEEEEEEEEDVPSVRRRTRKSAADEGEVKVRGHRQRDFDPVEEEQEEEPQEAEPQENRVKAELTVWTQNQQKQLELALQQLPRGTAERWDRIAKLVPGKTKEECMIRYKMLAELVQKKKQAKS, from the exons atgtt ATCtgaagagtttttgttgtttCAGCTGGTGGCCATTTATGAAGTCCTGAAGGACGAGGAGAGACGCAGCAA GTATGATGATATCCTGGTCAACGGGCTTCCTGACTGGCGGCAGCCAGTGTTCTACTATAGACGAGTGAGGAAGATGAGTAATGCAGAGCtggccttcctcctcttcctcatcctcactGTGGGACACTACGCTGTCATTTGGTCCATATACCTGGAGAAACAGCTG GACGAGCTGctgagcaagaagaagaaggagaagaagaagaagctgagctCCAGACCTGCAGAGGAGATCAGGTGTATGGGCCAGGATCGCTCCGACAG AGTTCATGAACGGCCACACTGGCAAGACATCCTCCCTCTGAAGCTGAGCATCTGGCTCTACCTGTCCATCAAGAACCTGCCCCAGACGATACAG GAGGTGAAGCGGTACTATGAGGACTACCAGCAGATGAAGCGGCAGCAACAAGAAGAAGCTGAAGCCGAACAGGAAGTTGTAATAA GAGAAAAGAGGCCAAAGGTCAAGAAGCCGAAGGTGGAGTTTCCCGTGTACGAGCTGTCCTCGGAGCACCTGGCGGTCCAGGGCTACGACCAGGCCACCTCCATCGAGGACATCGAGGACCAGATGGACGACTGGCTGCAGGACCGCGGAGCGGCGAAGAAGAAG GCTGCAGACTGGACGGACGATGAGCTCAGCTTCCTCAGCAGGTTGATGGGTAAATTCCCTGGAGGATCTCCAGGTCGCTGGGAGAAGATTGCTCATGAACTTGGAAGATCAGTGTCCGAT GTGACGACTAAAGTCAAACTGGTGAAGAACAATGTCAGCCACACCTCAG GTCTGGTGAAACTGTCGGATTTGAAGGGAACTCTTCTTCCTGTGAGGTCATTTCCTGTTTCCGACACGCTGATGACTCAGAGAACGGcctgtgaggaggagcaggagcaggaggaggaggaggaggaggaggaagatgttccTTCTGTCAGGAGGAGAACCAGGAAGTCGGCAGCAGACGAGGGGGAAGTGAAGGTCAGAGGCCATCGGCAGAGAGATTTTGAcccagtggaggaggagcaggaggaggagcctcaagAGGCGGAGCCTCAGGAGAATAGAGTGAAGGCGGAGCTTACCGTCTGGACTCAGAACCAACAGAAACAGCTGGAACTCGCTCTGCAGCAGCTCCCCCGCGGAACCGCAGAACGCTGGGACCGCATCGCCAAGCTGGTCCCTGGGAAgaccaag GAGGAGTGTATGATTCGCTACAAGATGCTAGCCGAGCTGgttcagaagaagaaacaggctAAAAGCTGA